A window of the Schlesneria paludicola DSM 18645 genome harbors these coding sequences:
- a CDS encoding protein-disulfide reductase DsbD family protein, which yields MRCSSMDSGRQTSLVTVLQAALVFATVMICPAWAQLGNFEDLLETKPRPGKSVKAVFTATLEPATAKPGDEVTLTVSAKLPPKSYIYATTGEFDQRTRITTKKIVGLAAVDNEFQPDRKPETAPDPILNQVISKFHGDVSWSKKFKVESEVDPANVAVELQLEGQYCSEGAGGSCTPIRGIDLHANLVKETGNAKPADEAAVKFWYRDRPIKGNSNPVEFEYQLGPKKESAGKIVVLSITMHLDQGWHTFPTYEGAGGQPTAFDLKTVYGLKAIGDEFKPNREVEHKQEGNDKLQIYHDQVTWTQEFEVLPDGRPNAYGIEGAIKYQVCSTSCIPKNTKFSLGVTSDDIQPPATVDFYEEPTAPTEVVAAPRIQDKGLIFFLLTAVGAGLVALVTPCVFPMVPITVSFFLKQNESTGTRPIALALVFSASIVAAFVVIGVGIAAIFGATKPNELANNWILNLFLASVFFTFALNMLGLFEIQVPSWLVSMTSTGEQAGGYLGVIFMALTFVLTSFSCTFAFVGSLLAAAAQGEYYWPVLGMLAFGATFAMPFFALAMAPGMLKSLPKSGGWLNAVKVVMGFVEVGVAVKYISIVDQQWNPVPWIFDFTNVMTLWSVLSICTGLYLLGQFRLTHDSPVQGLSPIRVLLSVGFLLLGGLFAVGMANPDRESWFVDQLVAFAPARVTESEFETDFDAAVLSAMATNKPLFIDFTGVFCTNCRLMEKRMAKPHNHRRLQRFVQAQLYADKVPNKPDQAEADRILARNIGLQTDWFGDVTLPAYAVVTPDGKTILSKFLGLESKEGDFAKFLDEGYRKWDAMRPAK from the coding sequence ATGCGCTGTTCTTCCATGGATTCCGGTCGCCAAACCAGCTTAGTCACGGTCCTGCAGGCCGCTCTGGTTTTTGCCACAGTGATGATCTGCCCCGCATGGGCACAACTCGGCAATTTCGAGGATCTGCTCGAGACCAAGCCTCGGCCTGGAAAATCGGTGAAGGCCGTGTTTACCGCGACGCTGGAACCTGCCACTGCGAAGCCTGGTGATGAAGTCACCTTGACCGTTTCCGCCAAGCTTCCCCCCAAGAGTTACATCTACGCCACAACCGGCGAATTCGATCAGCGCACACGCATCACGACGAAAAAAATCGTCGGACTGGCCGCCGTCGACAACGAATTTCAGCCTGACCGTAAGCCTGAAACGGCACCTGATCCGATCTTGAATCAAGTGATTTCCAAGTTCCATGGCGACGTTTCATGGTCGAAGAAATTTAAGGTCGAATCAGAAGTCGATCCCGCGAACGTCGCCGTCGAACTCCAGCTTGAAGGGCAATACTGCTCCGAGGGTGCTGGCGGATCATGCACACCGATCCGTGGCATCGATCTGCACGCGAACCTCGTGAAGGAGACCGGGAACGCAAAACCCGCTGACGAGGCGGCAGTGAAATTCTGGTACCGCGATCGGCCGATCAAAGGAAATTCGAATCCCGTTGAATTCGAATACCAGCTCGGACCAAAGAAAGAGTCCGCGGGAAAAATCGTCGTGCTGTCGATCACGATGCATCTGGATCAGGGTTGGCACACGTTTCCAACCTACGAAGGTGCCGGGGGACAGCCCACGGCATTCGACCTCAAGACGGTCTATGGGCTTAAGGCAATCGGGGACGAGTTCAAACCCAATCGTGAAGTCGAACATAAGCAAGAAGGCAACGACAAGCTTCAGATTTATCATGATCAGGTGACATGGACTCAGGAATTTGAAGTCCTCCCCGACGGTCGCCCGAATGCTTATGGCATTGAAGGCGCGATCAAGTACCAGGTCTGTTCGACCAGTTGCATTCCCAAAAACACCAAGTTCTCGCTGGGTGTCACAAGCGATGACATCCAACCGCCTGCCACGGTCGATTTCTATGAAGAACCCACCGCGCCAACAGAAGTCGTCGCCGCACCCCGGATTCAAGATAAAGGTTTGATCTTCTTTCTGCTGACGGCCGTTGGCGCCGGTCTGGTGGCCCTGGTCACCCCGTGTGTGTTCCCGATGGTTCCGATTACCGTCAGCTTTTTCCTGAAACAAAACGAATCGACCGGCACCCGCCCGATTGCCCTGGCACTCGTCTTTTCCGCATCGATCGTTGCGGCGTTCGTCGTCATCGGAGTGGGGATCGCGGCGATTTTTGGTGCCACCAAACCGAACGAACTGGCCAATAACTGGATTCTGAATCTGTTCCTGGCGTCGGTTTTCTTTACCTTCGCCCTGAACATGCTGGGTTTATTCGAAATCCAGGTGCCAAGCTGGCTGGTGTCGATGACCTCGACCGGAGAGCAGGCGGGCGGCTACCTCGGTGTCATCTTCATGGCGTTGACGTTCGTGCTGACCTCGTTCAGTTGTACGTTTGCCTTCGTGGGTTCGCTATTGGCCGCCGCCGCGCAAGGGGAGTACTACTGGCCCGTGCTGGGAATGCTCGCGTTCGGAGCCACGTTCGCAATGCCGTTTTTCGCACTGGCAATGGCCCCCGGGATGCTGAAATCCTTGCCCAAAAGTGGTGGTTGGCTGAATGCCGTGAAGGTTGTGATGGGCTTCGTCGAAGTCGGTGTCGCCGTCAAATACATCAGTATTGTCGACCAGCAGTGGAATCCAGTGCCCTGGATCTTCGATTTTACCAACGTCATGACGCTTTGGTCCGTGCTGTCGATCTGCACGGGACTTTACCTGTTGGGCCAGTTCCGTCTGACCCATGACTCGCCCGTGCAGGGCCTGTCTCCAATACGCGTCCTGTTGTCCGTCGGCTTTTTGCTACTGGGTGGACTCTTCGCGGTGGGAATGGCCAATCCAGATCGCGAATCCTGGTTCGTCGACCAGCTTGTCGCGTTTGCTCCCGCGCGAGTGACCGAATCCGAGTTTGAAACGGACTTTGATGCCGCCGTGCTGAGCGCGATGGCCACGAACAAGCCGCTCTTTATCGACTTCACCGGCGTCTTCTGCACCAATTGCCGCCTGATGGAAAAGCGGATGGCAAAGCCGCACAACCATCGTCGTCTTCAACGGTTCGTCCAAGCGCAGTTGTACGCCGACAAGGTTCCCAACAAGCCGGATCAGGCGGAAGCGGACCGAATTCTGGCCCGCAATATCGGGCTTCAAACCGATTGGTTTGGCGATGTGACGTTGCCTGCCTACGCCGTGGTCACACCCGACGGGAAAACCATTCTGAGCAAGTTCCTGGGCCTGGAATCCAAAGAAGGCGACTTCGCCAAGTTTCTGGACGAAGGGTACCGCAAATGGGACGCGATGCGCCCCGCCAAATGA
- a CDS encoding RidA family protein, producing MTPQETAEKLGITFAKQEPGYLNLCIRTGNLLMSSGHVSDLKGKVGAGVSVEEAYQAARDCVIKILKSVHNTHGTLNGLRVIKLLGCVNSTLEFHEQHLVINGASDLLHEIYGKSGDGYHARSALGFAQLPTNAAVEVEAIFEVKS from the coding sequence ATGACGCCACAAGAAACCGCCGAAAAACTGGGCATCACCTTTGCAAAACAAGAGCCGGGCTATCTGAACCTTTGCATCCGTACCGGCAATCTGCTGATGTCCTCGGGACATGTCAGCGACCTGAAAGGAAAAGTGGGAGCTGGCGTCAGCGTCGAAGAGGCCTATCAGGCGGCACGCGACTGCGTCATCAAGATTCTGAAATCGGTGCATAACACCCACGGAACGCTGAATGGTCTACGGGTTATCAAGTTGTTGGGCTGCGTGAATTCGACGCTCGAATTTCATGAACAGCATCTGGTCATCAACGGCGCTTCAGACTTGCTGCACGAGATTTACGGCAAATCGGGCGACGGTTATCACGCGCGCAGTGCGCTGGGATTCGCTCAACTTCCCACAAATGCAGCCGTGGAAGTCGAAGCCATTTTCGAAGTCAAGTCGTAA
- a CDS encoding peptidoglycan D,D-transpeptidase FtsI family protein translates to MLNRPVTPWSDETSPEISEWDTDRNPRIRLGLLWIAMFLPVLLVVGRVAQLQISLQEDFARGFSLTTSQTEEIPARDGRILAADGSILADDVRQYDVSIHYPALVYPPDDEWITSKAKQRLSKLDRRIAEKLAEEKRKVLNELAEFWTRVAALTERSVDDLDEARQQVQTRVEAMKAAVARQHRERHLAAARADLDARSHQSFWSVIGQQILQKVEDRHDHRHGPRLISEETEHHTVISNVTVDMMEEIQAHGELYPYAQIVIRTKRVYPQGELASHLIGYRKPITDEQLQDRKTKYPDGDPQDYRLGDPYGLDGLERSYDSVLKGIRGRRTLIKNRRGEILETRIDRAPQQGRDLVLTIDTAMQRKAERLTDEALSQVTLPGTVDQERPHGALRHATRPRGACLVAMDVNTGAIVAAASAPRFNLNLMVSSDAEAWKDLVSDPRSPLMSRITRIPLPPGSVFKPISAVATLESGVMHAETLFDCRGYLDNPKQFRCLPFVHYQRGHGSLDLAGALCRSCNVYFYSAARRMGPQTLVDWAREFGIGEPTGIDLPSESAGHLPAPDQPAKSGSTPSKWKPVDTLQLAIGQSTLEVTPLQMVRMIAAFANDGHLVRPHLAANSGPSNMDEADSVRQSLTTDGSRPVRGLHPGTLEAVREGLVMVVHDSHGTGYKTIRLKEISIAGKTGTAQTNGVDHAWFAGYAPAERPRYAFVVVVQNGGGGGKVAGPVAREFVKALMEAKLLAKPPELASDHRTNRSAND, encoded by the coding sequence ATGTTGAATCGCCCTGTAACGCCGTGGTCAGATGAAACATCCCCCGAGATCTCGGAATGGGATACCGATCGGAATCCGCGCATACGGCTGGGATTACTTTGGATCGCCATGTTCCTTCCGGTCCTTCTCGTCGTGGGACGCGTCGCCCAACTGCAGATTTCGCTTCAAGAAGATTTCGCACGGGGCTTTTCGCTGACAACTAGCCAGACCGAAGAAATCCCCGCACGCGACGGACGAATTTTGGCGGCAGACGGCAGCATCCTGGCTGACGATGTTCGTCAGTACGATGTGTCGATTCATTACCCGGCGCTCGTCTATCCCCCCGATGACGAATGGATCACCAGCAAGGCCAAGCAACGGCTCAGTAAACTCGATCGTCGAATCGCCGAGAAACTCGCCGAAGAAAAACGAAAAGTCTTGAACGAACTGGCGGAGTTCTGGACACGAGTGGCGGCGCTGACGGAACGCTCCGTCGACGATCTCGACGAAGCGCGACAACAGGTGCAAACGCGCGTCGAAGCCATGAAGGCGGCTGTCGCACGTCAACATCGTGAACGTCATTTGGCTGCTGCACGCGCGGATCTCGATGCCCGATCGCACCAGTCGTTCTGGTCTGTGATTGGGCAACAGATTCTGCAGAAAGTCGAAGATCGCCACGATCACCGGCATGGACCACGATTGATTTCCGAAGAAACCGAGCACCATACCGTCATCAGCAACGTCACGGTCGATATGATGGAAGAAATCCAGGCACATGGAGAACTGTATCCTTACGCACAAATCGTCATTCGAACCAAGCGGGTTTACCCGCAAGGCGAACTGGCATCTCATCTGATTGGGTATCGTAAACCGATCACCGACGAACAACTGCAAGATCGAAAAACGAAGTACCCCGACGGCGATCCACAGGATTATCGACTGGGCGACCCCTATGGTCTCGATGGGCTTGAACGTTCCTATGATTCCGTCCTGAAAGGAATTCGCGGACGCCGCACACTGATCAAGAATCGTCGCGGGGAAATCCTCGAAACACGCATCGATCGCGCACCCCAACAGGGACGAGACCTGGTCCTGACAATCGATACCGCAATGCAGCGCAAAGCAGAACGATTGACCGACGAAGCGTTGTCACAAGTCACACTTCCGGGAACAGTGGATCAGGAACGACCGCACGGGGCACTGCGACACGCCACACGACCGCGAGGAGCTTGCCTGGTGGCGATGGACGTGAATACCGGCGCGATTGTGGCCGCGGCATCGGCCCCACGGTTCAACTTGAACCTGATGGTTTCGAGCGATGCCGAAGCCTGGAAGGATTTGGTTTCTGATCCGCGTAGTCCCCTGATGTCACGCATCACGCGAATCCCGCTGCCGCCCGGATCGGTCTTCAAACCCATTTCCGCCGTCGCCACCCTCGAGAGCGGCGTCATGCATGCCGAGACACTGTTCGATTGCCGCGGATACCTTGATAATCCCAAACAATTTCGTTGTTTGCCATTCGTACACTACCAGCGAGGCCACGGTTCACTGGATCTGGCAGGTGCCCTCTGCCGATCGTGCAACGTTTACTTCTATTCCGCTGCCCGTCGTATGGGACCGCAAACGCTCGTTGACTGGGCCCGCGAGTTCGGGATCGGTGAACCAACGGGAATCGACTTGCCGTCGGAATCTGCGGGACATCTCCCTGCCCCCGATCAGCCCGCGAAATCCGGCTCAACGCCCTCGAAATGGAAACCTGTCGACACGCTGCAACTTGCGATCGGTCAATCGACACTCGAAGTGACGCCATTGCAAATGGTCCGAATGATCGCCGCCTTCGCCAATGATGGCCACCTTGTTCGCCCTCATCTCGCAGCAAATTCCGGCCCTTCCAACATGGACGAAGCCGACTCCGTTCGGCAGTCGCTGACCACGGACGGATCGCGTCCCGTCCGGGGCCTACACCCGGGAACCCTTGAAGCCGTCCGAGAAGGTTTGGTCATGGTCGTGCACGATTCGCACGGCACGGGTTACAAAACCATCCGCCTGAAGGAAATCTCCATTGCGGGAAAGACCGGGACGGCGCAAACGAACGGTGTCGATCACGCCTGGTTTGCGGGATACGCCCCCGCTGAACGGCCCAGATACGCATTTGTGGTCGTCGTCCAAAATGGCGGTGGTGGCGGCAAAGTGGCGGGTCCCGTCGCACGTGAATTCGTCAAGGCACTGATGGAAGCGAAGTTGCTCGCCAAGCCGCCGGAACTCGCCAGCGACCACCGAACAAATCGAAGTGCCAACGACTGA
- a CDS encoding ABC transporter permease: protein MPILFDGKPAQFMPQSNATSPDAEVIVIDATRSLDWLDLRELWRYRDLVWIFAVRDITVRYRQTVVGIAWTLLQPLALMFALGLFTKMISSEPVEGAVPTPIRTLTGLLLYQLFAGIITVSTNCLLDNRQMLTKVYFPRMALPLAASMRPLIDFVVGIALLGAMMIWFGVTPSPQIVLAPIVVLMTILSALGFGLWLSALNAHYRDFSHIVPFSLQLGLIVSPIASDSTRVPEAWRWLYFANPMAALLDAFRWAVLGLRFPAWDELTISFLVSSMMLVTGVWYFRRVDRFLADSI from the coding sequence GTGCCGATTCTTTTCGATGGAAAGCCCGCTCAATTTATGCCCCAGTCCAACGCCACGTCGCCCGATGCCGAAGTGATCGTGATCGATGCGACACGTTCGTTGGACTGGTTGGACCTTCGTGAATTGTGGCGGTATCGCGATCTGGTCTGGATCTTCGCGGTCCGCGACATCACAGTTCGCTATCGACAGACTGTCGTTGGGATCGCGTGGACGTTGCTGCAGCCCCTGGCGCTGATGTTCGCGTTGGGACTGTTCACCAAAATGATCTCGAGCGAGCCGGTGGAAGGGGCGGTCCCCACCCCGATCAGAACATTGACGGGACTGCTGCTGTATCAGCTCTTCGCAGGGATCATTACGGTCTCGACAAACTGCCTGCTCGACAATCGCCAGATGCTGACGAAGGTCTACTTTCCTCGCATGGCATTGCCTCTTGCGGCGAGCATGCGGCCACTCATCGATTTTGTGGTGGGAATCGCCCTCCTGGGGGCAATGATGATCTGGTTTGGCGTCACCCCCAGTCCACAGATCGTGCTCGCCCCAATCGTTGTCTTGATGACGATCCTGTCCGCACTTGGTTTCGGCCTGTGGCTGTCCGCACTGAATGCACACTATCGGGACTTCAGCCATATCGTGCCGTTTTCACTTCAACTGGGGCTGATCGTCAGTCCCATTGCCAGCGATTCGACACGTGTCCCGGAGGCATGGCGTTGGCTCTACTTCGCCAATCCCATGGCCGCACTTCTTGACGCATTCCGCTGGGCGGTGCTCGGTCTGCGATTTCCAGCATGGGACGAGTTGACCATCTCATTTCTCGTCTCGTCGATGATGCTGGTAACGGGCGTCTGGTACTTCCGCCGGGTCGATCGCTTTCTCGCAGATAGCATCTAG
- a CDS encoding SMP-30/gluconolactonase/LRE family protein, with protein MLPFALAMLLASQANETLFVATPLTQPLQFTPGIEGPQCDREGNIYAVNFEKQQTIGKVTPAGKGEIFVTLPGESVGNGIVFDLQGRMYVADYVGHSVLRIDMKTKKIDLFAHDDSMNQPNDLAIAADGTLYASDPAWKQGTGQLWKIDTTGKMQKIAENMGTTNGIEVSPDGKTLFVNETTQRNVWALPIKPDGTVGEKRLLKKFDDFGFDGMRCDVDGNLYITRYRKGTVVVLSPAGEILREIDVLGSMPSNICFGGPDGRTAYVTEVEHTRLVQFRVDKPGLAWKRSRIEH; from the coding sequence ATGCTACCCTTTGCCTTGGCGATGTTGCTCGCCAGTCAGGCGAACGAAACCTTGTTCGTCGCGACGCCACTGACTCAACCCCTGCAGTTCACGCCAGGGATCGAGGGTCCTCAGTGTGATCGTGAAGGGAATATCTATGCCGTCAATTTCGAGAAGCAACAGACGATTGGCAAAGTGACGCCCGCCGGAAAAGGCGAAATCTTTGTGACGCTGCCGGGCGAGAGCGTCGGTAATGGAATCGTGTTCGATCTGCAGGGACGGATGTATGTCGCCGACTACGTGGGACACAGCGTCCTGCGCATCGACATGAAGACGAAGAAGATCGATCTGTTTGCCCATGACGACAGCATGAATCAACCCAATGATCTGGCCATTGCCGCCGACGGAACCTTGTATGCCAGCGATCCAGCCTGGAAGCAGGGTACGGGACAACTCTGGAAAATCGACACCACCGGCAAGATGCAGAAAATCGCCGAAAACATGGGGACGACCAACGGAATCGAAGTCAGCCCCGACGGCAAAACATTGTTTGTCAACGAAACGACGCAGCGAAACGTGTGGGCGCTGCCCATTAAGCCCGATGGGACCGTCGGCGAAAAGCGGCTCTTGAAGAAGTTTGACGATTTCGGCTTCGATGGCATGCGCTGCGACGTCGACGGAAATTTGTACATTACGCGATACCGCAAAGGGACCGTCGTCGTACTTTCGCCCGCGGGTGAAATCCTTCGCGAAATCGACGTGCTCGGCAGCATGCCCAGCAATATTTGTTTCGGCGGACCCGACGGCCGAACCGCGTATGTCACCGAAGTGGAACATACGCGTCTGGTCCAATTCCGCGTCGACAAACCGGGCCTGGCCTGGAAGCGATCGCGAATCGAACACTAG
- a CDS encoding formyltransferase family protein: protein MTDCSDTASRCRTVLICHADDDLNREGLARWLATTTELVGVVILEEPAKRMRRRIQREIQRVGLVRFLDVLAFRVYYKLFLAKRDHAWERTTLDQLCVQFPPLGPSTRILHAPSPNSKEVEQFLQSLTPDIVIARCKSLLKESVFTIPKSGTFVMHPGICPQYRNAHGCFWALAQNDRGNVGMTLLKIDKGIDTGPVYGYYRSEFDETQDSHHVIQHKVVFDNLDALTAKLNEIQAGRAAPLSTQGLPSGEWGQPWLTAYWKYLRDARKRA, encoded by the coding sequence GTGACAGACTGTTCGGACACCGCATCTCGCTGTCGCACCGTGCTGATCTGTCATGCCGACGACGACTTGAACCGGGAAGGACTGGCGCGGTGGCTGGCGACTACGACAGAACTGGTCGGCGTCGTGATTCTCGAGGAACCAGCCAAACGGATGCGACGACGCATCCAGCGAGAAATCCAGCGTGTGGGGTTGGTTCGGTTTCTCGACGTGCTCGCGTTCCGGGTCTACTACAAGTTGTTCCTGGCCAAACGCGACCATGCGTGGGAACGGACGACGCTCGACCAATTGTGCGTGCAATTTCCGCCCCTTGGGCCATCCACACGGATCCTGCACGCACCTTCGCCGAATTCGAAAGAGGTCGAACAGTTCCTACAGAGCTTGACGCCCGACATCGTTATCGCCCGGTGTAAATCGCTGCTCAAAGAAAGCGTCTTCACAATTCCGAAGTCTGGCACGTTTGTCATGCACCCCGGAATCTGCCCCCAGTACCGCAACGCCCATGGATGTTTTTGGGCACTTGCCCAAAACGATCGCGGCAATGTGGGGATGACCCTGCTGAAGATCGACAAGGGAATCGACACCGGCCCCGTCTACGGTTACTACAGATCCGAATTCGACGAAACGCAGGATTCACACCATGTGATCCAGCACAAAGTCGTTTTCGATAACCTTGATGCGCTGACGGCCAAGCTGAACGAAATTCAGGCGGGGCGTGCGGCCCCGCTCAGCACTCAGGGGTTACCCTCGGGCGAATGGGGCCAGCCTTGGCTCACCGCATACTGGAAATACCTTCGCGACGCCCGAAAGCGAGCGTAA
- a CDS encoding phenylacetate--CoA ligase family protein, protein MSQLAEKIAAAKAQLDAHTVESVQWHFHESTGSPYWLEKAKTFKFDPLKEVKCFDDLKKFPHFEDEELRGGPINRWIPKGLAGKPAYVFETGGTTGIPKSRMVIEDHWIDYENFSDTLPDEYFPKGSNWLMLGPSGPRRLRLAVEHLAQHRGGICFCVDLDPRWVVKLLKKGKIKEAEDYKDHVIDQVMTILSANHDIKCAFMTPKLLEALAMRLIDEGSSIAETGITGIFAGGTEFTPQWYRTCREELLGPDVYITPTYGNTLMGLACGKPFDPADNYKITYYAPQPRAVIETVEFKDYNQLVGYSQTGRVKLYTMTKELFIPGFMERDEGERELPHDKYPWDGISGTRPFHEYAKTTTVGVY, encoded by the coding sequence GTGAGTCAACTTGCCGAAAAAATTGCTGCCGCGAAAGCTCAACTCGACGCCCACACAGTCGAATCCGTTCAGTGGCACTTTCATGAATCGACGGGAAGCCCTTATTGGCTCGAAAAGGCGAAGACCTTCAAGTTCGATCCACTGAAAGAAGTCAAATGCTTCGATGACCTGAAGAAGTTTCCTCACTTCGAAGACGAAGAACTGCGTGGCGGTCCAATCAATCGCTGGATCCCGAAAGGTTTGGCAGGCAAGCCCGCCTACGTCTTCGAGACCGGTGGGACGACCGGGATCCCGAAGAGCCGCATGGTGATCGAAGATCACTGGATCGATTACGAGAACTTCAGCGACACATTGCCGGACGAGTATTTTCCCAAGGGCTCGAACTGGCTGATGCTCGGCCCTTCTGGTCCTCGTCGACTGCGACTGGCCGTTGAACACCTGGCTCAACATCGCGGCGGAATCTGCTTCTGCGTGGATCTCGATCCACGCTGGGTGGTGAAACTGCTAAAGAAAGGCAAGATCAAGGAAGCAGAAGATTATAAGGATCACGTCATCGATCAGGTCATGACGATCCTGTCTGCCAACCACGACATCAAATGCGCATTCATGACGCCCAAGCTGTTGGAAGCGCTCGCCATGCGGTTGATCGACGAGGGTTCAAGCATCGCGGAAACAGGAATTACGGGCATCTTCGCCGGGGGAACCGAATTCACACCGCAGTGGTACCGCACCTGTCGTGAAGAACTGCTCGGCCCCGACGTCTACATCACCCCCACATACGGCAACACGTTGATGGGCTTGGCATGCGGAAAGCCGTTCGATCCAGCCGACAACTACAAGATCACCTACTACGCCCCACAGCCGCGTGCGGTGATCGAAACGGTTGAGTTCAAGGACTACAACCAGCTCGTGGGCTATAGCCAGACGGGCCGCGTCAAGCTGTACACGATGACGAAAGAGTTGTTCATCCCAGGCTTCATGGAACGTGACGAAGGGGAACGCGAACTGCCCCACGATAAGTACCCCTGGGATGGAATCAGTGGAACCCGACCGTTCCACGAATACGCCAAGACGACCACCGTCGGCGTGTATTGA
- a CDS encoding aldehyde dehydrogenase family protein, producing the protein MFDIPILRFGQTYESMERQPVVHFDTGETVAQLHQATGAMVKLDLKKAQKARDALRAVPIPKLIDICKAAARMYLEETLPCGNGSLSPAEFCRLQSATTGLPENMCAANMRKNAFVLGHMDQVLDALTRGLPYDILTNGYGKESRGVMVSYQATTPVFGMVLPNNSPGVHTLWLPALPMQIGLCIKPGSQEFWTPYRITEAFFKAGLPREAISVYPGGHDVGGAVMTDCNRAMIFGGQATVDQHAGNPRISVHGPGFSKIILGDDVVDRWEDYLDLMVDSVFANSGRSCINASGIWASRHTKEIADALAQRLGPVVPLPPADPKASLAAFTTPGAADAMNAQIEEGCKADGVTEVTAKYRNGDRLDKRERCDYLRPTVVHCTGPDVPLANTEYMFPFVSVVECPQNKMLSQIKQTLVCTALTDDAKFKQQLLDATHIDRLNIGPVKTVQLNWLQPHEGNIVDFLFRARAFQNTPPEAH; encoded by the coding sequence ATGTTCGATATCCCGATTCTTCGCTTTGGCCAGACCTACGAATCGATGGAACGACAGCCGGTGGTCCATTTTGACACCGGCGAAACGGTCGCCCAGCTACACCAGGCCACCGGCGCGATGGTGAAGCTGGATCTGAAGAAAGCACAAAAGGCGCGCGACGCCCTGCGTGCGGTTCCGATCCCCAAGCTAATCGACATCTGCAAAGCCGCAGCGCGGATGTACCTGGAAGAAACTCTTCCTTGCGGAAACGGATCACTGTCGCCTGCTGAGTTTTGTCGACTGCAGTCCGCTACCACCGGCCTGCCAGAAAACATGTGCGCGGCAAACATGCGAAAGAATGCGTTCGTGCTAGGGCACATGGATCAGGTGCTCGACGCCCTGACTCGCGGGCTGCCGTACGACATCCTGACGAATGGATACGGAAAAGAATCCCGCGGCGTCATGGTGTCATACCAGGCGACGACCCCTGTGTTCGGGATGGTCTTGCCGAACAATTCACCCGGTGTGCACACCCTATGGCTGCCCGCGTTGCCGATGCAGATCGGACTGTGCATTAAGCCCGGCTCGCAAGAGTTCTGGACCCCTTACCGCATTACCGAAGCGTTCTTCAAAGCCGGTTTACCCCGCGAAGCCATCTCGGTGTATCCCGGTGGACACGATGTCGGCGGCGCTGTGATGACCGACTGCAACCGCGCAATGATTTTCGGCGGACAAGCCACCGTCGATCAACATGCGGGCAACCCCCGTATTTCGGTGCATGGTCCTGGATTCTCGAAGATCATCCTCGGCGATGATGTCGTCGACCGCTGGGAAGACTACCTCGATTTGATGGTCGATAGCGTGTTTGCGAATAGCGGACGCAGCTGCATCAACGCCAGCGGGATCTGGGCATCGCGTCACACCAAGGAAATTGCCGACGCCCTGGCACAGCGACTGGGTCCCGTCGTTCCATTGCCGCCCGCAGACCCCAAAGCATCGCTGGCCGCGTTCACAACACCCGGCGCCGCCGACGCCATGAACGCGCAGATCGAAGAAGGTTGCAAGGCCGACGGCGTGACCGAAGTCACGGCCAAATATCGCAATGGTGATCGCCTGGATAAGCGGGAACGATGCGATTATCTGCGCCCGACCGTGGTGCACTGCACAGGACCTGACGTGCCTCTCGCCAACACCGAGTATATGTTTCCGTTCGTATCAGTGGTCGAATGCCCTCAAAACAAGATGCTCTCGCAAATCAAGCAGACTCTGGTCTGTACGGCACTGACTGATGACGCAAAATTCAAACAGCAATTGCTGGATGCGACACACATCGACCGCTTGAATATCGGCCCGGTCAAGACGGTTCAGTTGAACTGGCTGCAACCCCACGAAGGAAATATCGTCGACTTCCTGTTCCGCGCCCGTGCTTTCCAGAACACGCCGCCCGAAGCACACTGA